A genomic segment from Thermostichus lividus PCC 6715 encodes:
- a CDS encoding MBL fold metallo-hydrolase, giving the protein MLFRQLFDQATWTYSYLIADPATSEAALVDSVLEQVDRDLLLIEQLGLKLRYCLETHVHADHITGAGKLREHTGCRTLVPQNAKVDCADGFLQDQETIYVGAIPIQAIATLGHTDSHLAFLVNGNHLLTGDSLFIRGCGRTDFQSGDAGALYDAVTQRLFSLADDTLVYPGHDYRGFTVSTIGEEKRFNPRFVGRDRQQFIEFMASLNLPNPQKMMEAVPANERCGLAVAAV; this is encoded by the coding sequence ATGTTATTCCGGCAATTATTTGACCAAGCCACTTGGACCTATTCTTACCTGATTGCTGACCCAGCCACGAGCGAAGCAGCGCTGGTGGATAGTGTTTTGGAGCAGGTGGATCGGGACCTGTTGTTGATTGAGCAGTTGGGCTTAAAACTGCGCTATTGCTTAGAAACCCACGTTCATGCGGATCACATTACTGGTGCAGGAAAACTGCGAGAGCACACGGGCTGTCGTACCCTCGTCCCCCAAAATGCCAAGGTGGACTGTGCAGACGGTTTCTTGCAGGATCAAGAGACAATTTACGTCGGGGCTATTCCCATTCAGGCGATCGCCACCCTTGGCCATACCGATAGTCATCTAGCCTTCTTGGTGAATGGCAACCACCTACTCACAGGAGACTCGCTGTTCATTCGCGGTTGTGGCCGCACCGATTTTCAAAGTGGCGATGCGGGTGCTCTCTACGATGCCGTTACCCAACGCCTCTTTAGCCTTGCAGACGACACCCTTGTATATCCCGGCCATGATTATCGCGGCTTTACTGTGTCCACGATTGGTGAAGAGAAACGGTTTAACCCTCGCTTTGTTGGGCGCGATCGCCAGCAATTTATTGAATTTATGGCCAGCCTGAACCTGCCCAACCCACAAAAAATGATGGAAGCCGTACCGGCCAATGAACGTTGTGGCTTAGCCGTTGCGGCGGTTTAG
- the atpB gene encoding F0F1 ATP synthase subunit A, which translates to MMPLIHLWTSLPVAKLEVGHHFYWHIGNLKVHGQVFITTWIVMGILIVAALAASRNIQRVPSGIQNLMEYALEFIRDLTKSQMGEHEYRAWVPFVGTLFLFIFVCNWSGALVPWKLIELPEGELAAPTNDINTTVALALLVSLAYFYAGLRKRGLKYFTKYIEPTPVLLPIAILEDFTKPLSLSFRLFGNILADELVVGVLVLLVPLFVPLPVMALGLFTSAIQALVFATLAATYIGEAMEGHGGEHEEAHS; encoded by the coding sequence ATGATGCCTTTGATACACCTTTGGACCTCTCTCCCCGTTGCCAAACTCGAGGTGGGTCATCACTTCTACTGGCATATTGGCAACCTCAAGGTTCACGGTCAAGTGTTCATCACCACATGGATTGTGATGGGCATATTGATCGTGGCGGCTCTTGCGGCCTCCCGGAATATTCAGCGGGTTCCCAGTGGTATCCAAAACCTCATGGAATATGCCCTTGAATTTATCCGTGACTTGACCAAAAGCCAGATGGGTGAACACGAATACCGTGCTTGGGTTCCCTTTGTGGGAACACTGTTCCTGTTCATTTTTGTCTGTAACTGGTCAGGGGCGCTGGTGCCGTGGAAACTCATTGAGTTACCAGAAGGGGAATTGGCAGCACCCACCAATGACATTAATACCACTGTTGCCCTTGCGTTGTTGGTCTCCTTGGCTTACTTTTACGCAGGGCTGCGGAAGCGGGGGCTAAAGTATTTCACTAAATACATTGAGCCAACACCGGTATTGCTTCCTATTGCCATTTTGGAAGATTTTACAAAACCTCTTTCCCTGAGCTTCCGTCTTTTTGGCAACATCTTGGCGGATGAACTGGTGGTAGGGGTCTTGGTGTTGCTTGTTCCCCTGTTTGTGCCGTTACCGGTCATGGCGTTGGGGTTATTCACCAGTGCCATCCAAGCCCTTGTCTTTGCAACATTGGCCGCCACCTACATTGGTGAGGCAATGGAAGGGCATGGGGGAGAGCACGAAGAGGCTCACTCCTAA
- a CDS encoding sulfite exporter TauE/SafE family protein gives MLGYWLGHGLAIAIGLSLGLLGGGGSVLALPVLVYVMGIPTKVAIAMTLVIVGSVSLLAAIPQWRRGYVNLRLALVFGSATMLGAYLGARLAALPLITDTVQLLLFASTMMIAAFLMIRRQQRSTPPELMPPEVTLESQLYRPPACKYCWLWLPTEGLGVGLLTGLVGVGGGFAIVPALVLLGKIPMRQAIGTSLLIIAANSVAGVWGYLGTVTLDPRLTLTLTLAAALGSLLGSYWGQRVSTQKLQQAFGYFLIAIASVVILKTLLSPPQGSSRDVPRSSTAAVLRASDPTGAGHYKKATPVLSKRA, from the coding sequence ATGTTAGGGTATTGGCTGGGGCATGGGTTAGCGATCGCCATCGGTCTGAGTTTAGGGCTTTTAGGGGGCGGTGGGTCTGTCTTGGCCTTGCCGGTTCTGGTCTATGTCATGGGTATTCCAACCAAGGTGGCGATCGCCATGACATTGGTGATCGTTGGCAGTGTCAGCCTCTTAGCGGCCATTCCCCAATGGCGACGGGGCTACGTGAATCTGCGATTAGCTCTTGTGTTTGGCTCCGCCACAATGCTTGGTGCCTACCTAGGGGCACGACTGGCTGCCCTGCCCTTGATTACCGACACCGTGCAGCTGTTACTCTTTGCCAGCACCATGATGATCGCTGCCTTTTTAATGATTCGGCGGCAGCAACGCTCCACCCCACCCGAATTGATGCCTCCAGAGGTCACCCTAGAAAGCCAACTCTATCGCCCGCCTGCCTGCAAATACTGCTGGCTTTGGCTGCCTACCGAGGGGCTAGGGGTAGGACTTCTCACCGGATTAGTTGGGGTGGGAGGTGGCTTTGCCATTGTGCCAGCCCTGGTGCTACTGGGTAAAATTCCTATGCGGCAGGCAATTGGCACATCGCTACTAATTATTGCAGCGAATTCTGTGGCTGGGGTATGGGGCTACTTAGGAACTGTAACACTCGATCCACGCCTGACGCTGACATTAACCCTTGCCGCAGCCCTTGGCTCCTTGCTAGGAAGCTACTGGGGACAGCGAGTCTCCACCCAAAAACTTCAACAAGCATTTGGTTACTTCTTAATTGCCATTGCTAGCGTAGTGATCCTCAAAACCCTGCTATCGCCCCCTCAAGGGTCTTCTCGGGACGTGCCCCGCAGTAGCACCGCCGCAGTGTTAAGGGCAAGTGACCCTACAGGAGCTGGCCACTACAAGAAAGCCACCCCCGTGTTGAGTAAACGCGCCTAG
- a CDS encoding F0F1 ATP synthase subunit B', whose protein sequence is MFDFDATLPLMAVQFLILTVILNALLYKPLGQALDNRDEYIRTNLQQAKERLQQATELANQYEQELAYTRREAQAIIEEARAEAQKIATAEIAAAQQALQAELMKAQAEIDQQKQATLQALEGQVSSLSEQLLAKLLA, encoded by the coding sequence ATGTTTGATTTTGATGCCACCCTACCCTTGATGGCTGTGCAGTTTTTAATTTTGACCGTCATTTTGAATGCGCTGCTGTATAAGCCGTTGGGTCAGGCACTGGACAATCGGGATGAGTACATCCGCACCAATTTGCAACAGGCCAAGGAGCGGCTGCAACAGGCCACCGAGCTAGCCAATCAGTACGAACAGGAATTGGCATATACCCGCCGTGAAGCCCAAGCGATCATTGAAGAGGCACGGGCAGAGGCACAAAAAATTGCCACGGCTGAAATTGCAGCAGCACAGCAGGCCCTACAGGCAGAGTTAATGAAGGCTCAAGCAGAGATTGATCAGCAAAAGCAGGCGACACTGCAGGCGCTCGAAGGTCAAGTGAGCAGCTTGAGTGAGCAGTTGTTAGCCAAGTTACTGGCCTAG
- the atpA gene encoding F0F1 ATP synthase subunit alpha has translation MVSIRPDEISSIIRQQIEQYEQSINVDNVGTVLQVGDGIARVYGLDKVMASELVEFEDGTVGIALNLEEDNVGVVLMGAGLGIEEGSTVRATGKIASVPVGEAVIGRVVDALMRPIDGKGEIHATATRLLESPAPGIVQRKSVCEPLQTGITAIDAMIPIGRGQRELIIGDRQTGKTAVAIDTILNQKGQDVICVYVAIGQKASSVAQVVNVLRERGALDYTIVVAANASDPAALQYLAPYTGASIAEYFMYQGKHTLVIYDDLSKQAQAYRQMSLLLRRPPGREAYPGDVFYLHSRLLERAAKLNDALGGGSMTALPIVETQAGDVSAYIPTNVISITDGQIFLSSDLFNAGLRPAINAGISVSRVGSAAQIKAMKQVAGKLKLELAQFDELQAFAQFASDLDKATQNQLARGQRLREILKQPQYSPIPVEYQVATIYAGTNGYLDDIPVEAVAKFVAGLRDYLATSKPQYGEAVRSSQKLDETAEALLKEAIAEYKAGFTA, from the coding sequence ATGGTAAGCATCAGACCCGATGAAATCAGCAGCATTATTCGTCAGCAAATTGAGCAGTACGAGCAATCGATCAACGTCGATAACGTGGGTACTGTGCTACAGGTGGGCGACGGTATTGCCCGCGTCTATGGCCTTGATAAAGTGATGGCCTCAGAACTAGTGGAATTTGAAGACGGTACGGTGGGTATCGCCCTCAACCTCGAAGAAGATAACGTTGGGGTGGTGCTGATGGGGGCTGGCCTAGGCATTGAGGAAGGCAGTACGGTTCGTGCCACCGGTAAAATTGCCTCGGTTCCAGTGGGTGAGGCCGTCATTGGCCGTGTGGTGGATGCTCTGATGCGTCCCATTGACGGCAAAGGCGAGATTCACGCTACTGCAACCCGCTTGCTAGAGTCCCCCGCCCCCGGGATTGTGCAGCGCAAGTCGGTCTGCGAACCCCTGCAAACTGGCATTACCGCCATTGATGCCATGATTCCCATCGGTCGTGGCCAGCGGGAGTTAATCATTGGCGATCGCCAAACTGGGAAAACAGCCGTGGCAATCGATACGATCCTGAACCAAAAAGGTCAGGACGTGATCTGTGTCTATGTCGCTATTGGCCAAAAGGCCTCCAGCGTTGCCCAAGTGGTGAATGTTCTGCGGGAACGGGGTGCCCTTGACTACACCATTGTTGTCGCAGCCAACGCCAGTGACCCTGCTGCCTTGCAGTACTTAGCTCCCTACACCGGTGCTAGCATTGCTGAGTACTTTATGTATCAAGGCAAGCATACCCTAGTGATCTACGATGATCTCTCGAAACAAGCGCAGGCTTACCGGCAAATGTCATTGTTACTGCGTCGTCCCCCCGGTCGCGAAGCCTATCCGGGGGATGTGTTCTACCTCCACTCTCGTCTATTAGAGCGCGCCGCCAAACTCAATGACGCCCTAGGGGGTGGCAGTATGACCGCACTACCAATTGTGGAAACCCAAGCGGGCGACGTGTCTGCCTATATCCCCACCAACGTGATTTCCATTACCGATGGCCAGATTTTCTTGTCGTCTGACCTGTTTAATGCGGGTTTGCGACCTGCGATTAATGCGGGTATTTCTGTGTCTCGGGTGGGTTCGGCAGCACAAATTAAGGCAATGAAGCAGGTGGCTGGCAAACTCAAACTAGAACTTGCGCAGTTTGACGAACTCCAAGCCTTTGCGCAATTTGCCTCTGACTTAGATAAAGCAACCCAGAATCAACTGGCGCGGGGTCAGCGGTTACGGGAAATCCTCAAGCAGCCCCAGTACTCGCCCATTCCGGTGGAGTACCAAGTTGCGACCATCTATGCAGGCACCAATGGCTATTTGGACGATATTCCCGTTGAAGCCGTGGCTAAGTTTGTCGCTGGCCTGCGGGATTATTTGGCAACAAGTAAACCACAGTACGGTGAAGCGGTACGCAGTAGCCAAAAACTCGACGAAACCGCAGAAGCTCTGCTCAAAGAGGCGATCGCCGAATATAAAGCAGGCTTTACTGCCTAG
- a CDS encoding TldD/PmbA family protein, translated as MAEPNLAAVLNQVDVPVDWLGLRYVDETLITRSARDGQPDMNQRVRQRGVMVDVLVNGQFGYAATAQLAPAAIHDAIRKAYNQAKAAAPWQLFGFTRAARGVAQGTYRSPQQQPFDRLSPREVSDLLVRLCQDLKVADAIVQTRAFVQTVETTSQWLTSDGSAVEQQFYQVLTDMSATAQAAGVVQQRTDHGWLARCYQGGLEWVELQAMSDRARYIGEQAVELLSAPECPEVTTTLVLAPDQMMLQIHESIGHPLELDRILGDERNYAGSSFIRLEDFGQRQYGSPLLNVTFDPNVTGELASYAFDDIGAAAERTYLIKEGRLLRGLGSLESQQRAGVVGVANARASSWNRPPIDRMANLNIEPGHTSFEDMIAGIESGIYMEANRSWSIDDYRLKFQFGCEYAKLIEQGRLTRTVRNPNYRGTTPDFWHNLIAVGDATTTEMFGTPFCGKGEPNQAIRVGHASPVCAFANIQVFGGVSIRSPSP; from the coding sequence ATGGCAGAACCCAATTTAGCGGCTGTGTTGAACCAAGTGGATGTGCCTGTCGATTGGCTAGGGCTGCGCTACGTTGATGAAACACTGATAACCCGCAGTGCCCGGGATGGTCAGCCAGACATGAACCAAAGGGTACGCCAGCGGGGGGTGATGGTGGACGTTCTGGTGAATGGCCAGTTTGGTTACGCTGCCACTGCCCAATTGGCACCCGCCGCCATTCATGATGCCATTCGTAAGGCCTACAACCAAGCCAAGGCAGCAGCCCCATGGCAACTTTTTGGCTTTACGAGGGCGGCGCGGGGGGTTGCCCAAGGAACCTACCGATCGCCCCAACAGCAACCCTTTGATCGCTTATCACCTAGGGAGGTGAGCGATCTGTTGGTGCGGCTGTGCCAAGACCTCAAAGTGGCCGATGCGATTGTCCAAACTCGTGCCTTTGTGCAGACGGTGGAGACAACCAGCCAATGGCTTACCAGTGATGGCAGTGCCGTTGAGCAGCAATTTTACCAAGTGCTCACGGATATGAGTGCCACCGCCCAAGCAGCGGGGGTGGTGCAGCAGCGCACCGATCACGGGTGGCTGGCTCGCTGCTATCAAGGCGGCCTAGAGTGGGTTGAGCTGCAGGCGATGAGCGATCGCGCCCGTTATATTGGCGAGCAGGCGGTGGAACTGTTGAGCGCACCCGAGTGCCCCGAAGTCACCACAACCCTCGTTTTGGCGCCCGATCAGATGATGTTGCAAATTCACGAGAGCATTGGCCATCCCCTCGAGTTGGATCGTATTCTTGGAGATGAGCGCAATTACGCAGGCAGTAGCTTTATTCGGCTAGAGGATTTTGGTCAGCGCCAGTACGGATCGCCATTACTGAACGTCACCTTTGACCCGAACGTCACCGGTGAACTTGCCAGTTATGCCTTTGATGATATTGGCGCAGCCGCAGAGCGCACCTACCTGATTAAAGAAGGGCGCTTGCTGCGCGGGCTAGGTAGCCTTGAAAGCCAGCAGCGGGCTGGGGTAGTGGGGGTAGCAAATGCGCGGGCTAGTTCGTGGAACCGCCCCCCCATTGATCGCATGGCAAACCTGAACATTGAGCCGGGGCACACCAGCTTTGAGGACATGATTGCGGGGATTGAATCGGGAATCTATATGGAAGCTAATCGCTCGTGGTCTATTGATGACTATCGCCTGAAGTTTCAGTTTGGTTGTGAGTATGCCAAGCTCATTGAACAGGGTCGCCTAACGCGCACCGTGCGTAACCCTAATTATCGCGGCACCACCCCTGACTTCTGGCATAACCTCATTGCGGTTGGGGATGCAACGACAACAGAGATGTTCGGCACCCCCTTCTGTGGTAAAGGCGAACCCAACCAAGCCATTCGGGTGGGTCATGCCTCACCTGTTTGTGCCTTTGCCAATATCCAAGTGTTTGGTGGAGTTTCCATTCGATCGCCTTCCCCCTGA
- a CDS encoding STAS domain-containing protein produces MSEPLSLTQSLRGTREVRDDYQVFRLTGLIDAFSESAFRKVITKCFDDGPANIILDLSKIEFLDSSGLGVLVQLAKKAQEHQGQLQIVTNPRVTQTVKMVRLEKFLPLQPDLATAIAQITDQPSAS; encoded by the coding sequence ATTTCTGAACCACTTTCCCTAACCCAAAGCTTACGGGGAACCCGTGAGGTGCGTGATGACTACCAAGTTTTCCGCCTGACGGGTCTCATCGATGCCTTCTCGGAGTCTGCCTTCCGCAAAGTCATTACCAAGTGCTTTGACGATGGCCCAGCAAACATTATCCTTGACCTCTCGAAAATTGAATTTCTTGATAGTTCAGGCTTGGGAGTTCTTGTCCAACTAGCCAAAAAGGCACAGGAGCACCAAGGGCAACTCCAGATTGTCACCAATCCACGGGTGACCCAAACCGTAAAAATGGTACGGCTCGAAAAATTTCTGCCCCTCCAGCCAGATTTGGCCACGGCGATCGCCCAGATTACGGATCAACCCTCTGCCTCGTAA
- the atpE gene encoding ATP synthase F0 subunit C: MDPLVASASVLAAALAIGLASLGPGIGQGNASGQAVEGIARQPEAEGKIRGTLLLTLAFMESLTIYGLVIALVLLFANPFAS, from the coding sequence ATGGATCCGTTAGTCGCTTCTGCTTCTGTGTTGGCTGCTGCTCTGGCTATTGGTTTGGCCTCCCTAGGCCCTGGCATCGGTCAAGGGAATGCCTCGGGTCAAGCCGTTGAAGGTATTGCGCGGCAACCAGAAGCGGAAGGTAAAATTCGGGGTACATTGCTGCTGACCCTTGCCTTTATGGAATCCCTGACGATTTACGGTCTGGTGATTGCTCTCGTGCTGCTGTTTGCTAACCCCTTTGCATCCTAA
- a CDS encoding Mini-ribonuclease 3 gives MMASAPFLPIVSDAIAAQRLSPSALAYFGDAVYELFIRFIFLTPPQRINAYHHQVVAHVRAESQARYMDILWPHCTAAELTIFRQGRNAAADGPKRVPAKIYRQATGFEALLGYLYLTDPQRLQDVLALLEQHIRAEVAAAESL, from the coding sequence ATGATGGCGTCTGCCCCTTTTTTACCCATTGTGTCGGATGCAATTGCTGCTCAGCGCTTGTCCCCTTCTGCCCTTGCTTACTTTGGGGATGCGGTCTATGAGCTGTTTATTCGCTTTATCTTTTTGACTCCCCCCCAACGGATCAATGCCTACCACCACCAAGTCGTGGCACATGTCCGTGCTGAAAGCCAAGCTCGCTACATGGACATTCTGTGGCCCCACTGCACCGCCGCAGAGCTGACGATCTTTCGCCAAGGTCGCAATGCGGCGGCGGATGGCCCCAAACGGGTGCCCGCTAAAATCTATCGCCAAGCAACGGGGTTTGAAGCACTCTTGGGCTATCTCTATCTCACGGATCCGCAACGACTACAAGACGTTTTAGCTCTGCTAGAGCAGCATATTCGGGCAGAGGTAGCCGCAGCGGAATCGCTGTAA
- a CDS encoding rhodanese-like domain-containing protein, translating into MTITPTPTLITAAELHRALADRDLLLIDVREPNEYASGHIPGALLCPLADVQDLHLPTLNIPIVLYCQSGRRSHLAWEILQAKGLSNLRELQGGFQAWQQAGYGGSTAPISLMRQVQIVAGSLILVGVIAGFTVNPGFFLLSGFVGAGLLFAGITNTCALARLLALLPMNRPRRK; encoded by the coding sequence ATGACCATCACCCCTACGCCAACCCTCATCACCGCTGCGGAACTGCATCGGGCACTTGCCGATCGCGACCTGCTGCTGATTGATGTGCGTGAACCCAACGAGTACGCCAGTGGCCATATTCCCGGTGCCTTACTTTGCCCTCTGGCTGATGTCCAAGACCTTCACCTGCCTACCCTCAATATCCCCATTGTTCTCTATTGTCAGTCGGGTCGCCGCTCACACCTAGCGTGGGAAATACTCCAGGCGAAAGGGCTAAGCAACCTCAGGGAATTGCAGGGTGGCTTTCAGGCATGGCAGCAGGCGGGGTACGGTGGCAGTACTGCCCCCATCAGCCTCATGCGCCAAGTGCAAATTGTGGCTGGCAGCCTGATCCTTGTGGGGGTGATCGCTGGCTTTACGGTGAATCCCGGCTTCTTTCTCCTCTCAGGATTTGTCGGGGCTGGCCTACTGTTTGCAGGCATTACAAACACGTGCGCCTTGGCGCGGCTCCTTGCGCTTCTGCCCATGAATCGCCCGCGCAGGAAGTAG
- a CDS encoding FAD-binding domain-containing protein produces the protein MSYPLHLFWHRRDLRLADNLGLYAARQHTPTVVGVFCFDPALLQGQDVAAVRVAYLLGCLQALKEAYQQRGGCLLMVQGDPRQVIPEVATTLKATAVHWHEDVEPYARERDRVVAATLNDLGIAVHRQWDQLLHPPSAVQTQQGQPYTVYTPFWRNWSALPKAAPVPPPPDFAPLEATEIASIPLPSTHDLGFDWSGELILAPGEAAAAQQLAHFSQHAIYEYGEQRNYPGRPGTALLSPALKFGVIGIRTVWAASEAALEHARSDEARASIRTWQQELAWREFYQHALYWFPELAERPYRQGFASFPWVNDISQFEAWCRGETGYPIVDAAMRQLNETGWMHNRCRMIVASFLTKDLIINPQWGERYFMQRLIDGDLAANNGGWQWSASSGMDPKPLRIFNPMSQAQKFDPDADYIRRWLPELRSVDTPELLSGSISPLERHRCGYPPPIVDHHVQQQRFKQMYHDHFRR, from the coding sequence ATGAGTTACCCCCTACATCTGTTTTGGCACCGCCGCGACCTGCGCCTTGCCGATAACTTAGGTTTGTACGCAGCGCGGCAGCACACCCCAACGGTGGTTGGGGTCTTCTGTTTTGACCCAGCACTGCTGCAAGGGCAAGATGTGGCCGCAGTGCGGGTGGCCTACTTGCTGGGGTGCCTACAGGCGCTCAAGGAAGCGTACCAGCAACGGGGAGGCTGTCTGCTCATGGTGCAGGGGGATCCGCGGCAAGTGATCCCAGAGGTGGCCACCACCTTAAAGGCCACAGCGGTACACTGGCACGAAGACGTGGAACCCTACGCCAGAGAGCGCGATCGCGTCGTTGCCGCCACCCTAAATGACCTTGGCATCGCCGTTCACCGCCAGTGGGATCAGCTATTGCACCCCCCCAGTGCTGTGCAAACCCAACAGGGACAGCCCTACACTGTCTATACCCCCTTTTGGCGCAATTGGTCAGCCCTGCCCAAAGCCGCTCCCGTGCCACCGCCACCAGACTTTGCCCCCCTAGAGGCCACCGAAATAGCGAGCATCCCCTTGCCCAGCACCCATGACTTAGGCTTTGACTGGTCGGGGGAGTTGATTTTAGCTCCAGGAGAAGCAGCAGCAGCCCAACAGCTCGCGCACTTCAGCCAGCACGCCATTTACGAATACGGTGAGCAGCGGAACTACCCCGGGCGACCCGGCACTGCCCTATTAAGCCCTGCCTTAAAATTTGGCGTGATCGGCATTCGCACCGTCTGGGCCGCCAGTGAAGCAGCCCTCGAGCACGCCCGTAGTGATGAAGCCCGTGCGAGTATTCGCACGTGGCAGCAGGAACTGGCCTGGCGGGAATTCTATCAGCACGCCCTCTACTGGTTTCCAGAGTTGGCCGAACGTCCCTATCGTCAAGGGTTTGCCAGCTTTCCGTGGGTAAATGACATATCACAGTTTGAGGCTTGGTGTCGCGGCGAGACCGGCTACCCGATAGTGGATGCCGCCATGCGCCAGTTGAACGAAACCGGTTGGATGCACAACCGCTGTCGCATGATTGTCGCCAGCTTTCTCACAAAGGACTTAATCATTAATCCACAGTGGGGGGAGCGGTATTTTATGCAGCGCCTCATCGATGGCGATTTAGCCGCAAACAATGGCGGCTGGCAGTGGAGTGCCTCCAGTGGCATGGATCCAAAGCCACTGCGCATTTTTAATCCCATGAGCCAAGCACAAAAATTTGACCCCGATGCCGACTATATCCGTCGGTGGCTACCGGAACTGCGCTCGGTTGACACGCCAGAGTTACTATCCGGGAGTATTTCTCCGTTGGAGCGTCATCGCTGTGGCTATCCGCCCCCCATCGTCGATCACCACGTGCAACAGCAACGCTTTAAGCAAATGTATCACGACCATTTCCGCCGCTGA
- the atpH gene encoding ATP synthase F1 subunit delta, with amino-acid sequence MMQTTIRGELVEPYAEALLSLAQSHNLADQFQQDSGLILDLLAASAELQEFLANPLINPDAKKNVLRQLTVDKVHGYFLNFLMLLVDRRRINLLAAICQQYRALLRKLRNIVLAEVISAVELTEQQRHAVVEKVKTMTGAADVELAIAIDPELLGGVVIKVGSQIFDASLRGQLRRLSVSLAQPV; translated from the coding sequence ATGATGCAGACCACCATCCGTGGTGAACTTGTCGAACCCTACGCCGAAGCCCTACTGTCTTTGGCGCAGTCGCACAATCTCGCTGATCAGTTTCAGCAGGATAGCGGTTTGATTTTAGACCTACTGGCCGCCTCAGCGGAACTGCAAGAGTTTTTAGCCAACCCGCTCATTAATCCTGATGCTAAAAAGAACGTCCTGCGGCAGCTGACCGTGGATAAGGTACATGGCTATTTTCTCAATTTCCTCATGCTGCTGGTGGATCGGCGGCGCATTAATCTGTTAGCTGCCATTTGTCAGCAGTACCGCGCCCTGCTGCGCAAACTCCGCAATATTGTTTTGGCGGAAGTGATCAGTGCTGTAGAACTGACGGAGCAGCAACGCCACGCAGTTGTGGAGAAGGTAAAAACCATGACCGGTGCCGCTGATGTTGAACTGGCGATCGCCATCGACCCTGAACTCCTTGGTGGTGTGGTGATTAAAGTTGGCTCACAAATTTTTGATGCCAGCCTGCGCGGGCAGCTACGGCGCTTAAGTGTCAGCTTGGCACAACCGGTGTAA
- a CDS encoding ATP synthase subunit I — protein MAEFYQLCRELFTTSLVLMAIAFGTVWVIYDLNTALNYLLGASASLIYLRLLARNVERLGHDQKKLGKTQLLVVVAVIILAARWHELHIIPVFLGFLTYKAAILVYMLRTVLPSP, from the coding sequence ATGGCGGAGTTTTACCAACTCTGTCGCGAATTATTCACGACAAGCTTGGTATTGATGGCGATCGCCTTTGGGACTGTCTGGGTCATCTACGACCTAAACACAGCCTTAAACTACTTACTGGGAGCAAGTGCCAGCCTGATTTATTTGCGCTTACTTGCTCGCAATGTGGAACGCTTGGGACATGACCAGAAAAAGCTAGGAAAGACACAGCTTCTCGTTGTGGTGGCGGTCATTATTTTGGCTGCCCGCTGGCACGAGTTGCACATTATTCCCGTATTTTTGGGATTTTTGACCTACAAAGCCGCCATTCTGGTCTATATGCTTCGTACGGTTTTGCCGTCCCCCTAA
- a CDS encoding F0F1 ATP synthase subunit B, translated as MDAVILMATEEVGHFGLNTNLLETNVINLAIIIGVLVYFGRGLLGKTLGDRQQQIATAIAEAEERQRTAAARLAQEQQKLAQAKEEAARIREAALVRAKAAKEELIAKAQQEIERLKQTASQDTSAATERAIAEIRERITALALAQAEQQLKERLSHDAELQRTLVDRSIALLGGK; from the coding sequence ATGGACGCAGTAATTTTAATGGCAACGGAAGAGGTAGGGCATTTTGGCTTAAACACCAATTTGCTCGAAACCAATGTGATTAACCTTGCCATCATTATTGGGGTACTGGTTTATTTTGGTCGTGGTCTGCTGGGCAAAACCCTTGGCGATCGCCAGCAACAAATTGCAACGGCGATTGCAGAGGCGGAAGAACGCCAACGCACCGCAGCAGCTCGCTTGGCTCAGGAGCAGCAGAAGCTAGCCCAAGCAAAGGAGGAGGCAGCGCGTATTCGCGAAGCGGCGTTGGTTCGTGCCAAGGCAGCCAAAGAAGAACTGATCGCCAAGGCACAGCAGGAAATTGAGCGCTTGAAACAAACGGCCTCTCAAGACACCAGTGCGGCAACGGAGCGGGCGATCGCCGAGATCCGTGAGCGCATTACCGCCCTTGCCCTAGCTCAAGCGGAGCAGCAGCTCAAAGAGCGCTTGAGTCACGATGCCGAGCTTCAGCGCACCCTTGTTGATCGCAGTATTGCCCTACTAGGAGGCAAATGA